One stretch of Paenibacillus sp. FSL R5-0341 DNA includes these proteins:
- a CDS encoding DUF5704 domain-containing protein, whose amino-acid sequence MMIPVYYCTYDTPKANAVEAQYGPKSMKGPAVTVDANPTQGTPGVYWYQLDSGEFRAEYQGTHKDVDNGGTDYDAYPVKTEIPDNVDMSRWPPLSWKPYRGIGIDKEMVTDIKLKNDPDGVKYQQVNSYEGIGSPRVTSEKNADLRTYTGKGFEFFEREPYGTRPGNKPKYKMVYHTPVSIFWEGKIHEEKEIDVTPDSTLTIGQTQQMEALVKTKGYGATAFGEGINVSRREAEIKWFSSDETIASIELKTGMLKAESPGTVTVRAIWNNGTYLISDTATITVTSEPGLVVNLPNACKANTTPLQAEAVLTKPDRSVHKLTAHPKLTWQSSNPAVATIGADGKITTKGIVGSTTIKAHFLDSAQHLDEQGTQVLEVKDCTDNGEGGNGSDPGGDPVNACPVTISPPSRGTVIEATVMDPSVRGVLKADDRGAEKFDVTRGIPTSEDLYANVLAKGYLFQHRWVNMTGTVTYTVNVKKVYHKTWTIPGRPSSGEGDPGTPPEPRELEVPGDKAMRVTRTYSYWQIDNLEVYKLNEAKVSNYALGGYGDTVTLTPNAYTPPTLQSAMDPAVTNHVKPASCREIDLGTEGVPGGSTEPPTPNETSLFQSKAEAEVRENTVNNDKVTFNGATIMDPAPVEKTAPRPGTIPQPGMIGDDVLYQNRLTIKNTLINKANQPTTGEITYGLLPGNINGGQDQKFPILGINSVTVHTPVVNYAWVSDDQPHNQKTTPDPTRAALILERPFLVRIPTSGQHLDAASYPGYGNRDYAKYFRIKQVRFPFDVYNGARSQFIPALTWVDIPVNQLDTPFYLPVWVDEGNYKIEFRNIAENAPANFTEQQDANTNLTHHVAADTVAVEVIGRLYDFHITDISDYNWENVFRKRMGSPEPTGVSYWTGGNSIDGDLRGNLAPYVLPIRPGSHPVQGFRNAAVKTGYHFKFDLKTKGNMFGKQDGIRITPTFSFVSKDGTTRQEVDLYYHRGQERLIRIGSAQDLEKRFVVLNSRLRNVPGTELGDTARYQYTYELSEEERNQGTMAEHMVRFVDQTSHHKTWVGRYDWMILPSQIRTLIGPKTDIPSGVNVDRANAAIQRWYGEYSLPADVYAVPKGTDLESLARQNQLDEKAMVFLRDGYIVVNFNIETLRSGNTNAPHLQYIYAPLMNQWQMEGFDNSPVDGQGRSWSMQDGDVVLYHADQSSRNDFQSQVPH is encoded by the coding sequence ATGATGATACCAGTCTATTACTGCACATATGATACTCCTAAAGCTAATGCCGTAGAAGCACAATATGGTCCTAAATCCATGAAAGGGCCAGCGGTAACAGTCGATGCAAACCCAACTCAAGGAACACCGGGGGTTTACTGGTATCAACTTGATTCAGGAGAATTTAGGGCAGAATATCAAGGCACACACAAAGATGTGGATAACGGAGGAACTGATTATGATGCATACCCTGTAAAAACAGAAATTCCTGATAATGTTGATATGAGTAGATGGCCGCCACTAAGTTGGAAGCCATATAGAGGTATAGGAATTGATAAGGAAATGGTAACTGATATTAAGTTAAAGAACGACCCTGATGGTGTAAAATATCAGCAGGTAAATAGTTATGAAGGAATAGGTAGTCCAAGAGTTACAAGTGAAAAAAATGCGGATCTTAGAACATATACAGGCAAGGGGTTTGAGTTCTTTGAAAGGGAACCTTATGGGACTAGGCCAGGCAATAAACCCAAATATAAGATGGTATACCACACCCCTGTTAGCATCTTCTGGGAAGGTAAGATTCACGAAGAAAAAGAAATCGATGTAACCCCAGATTCAACCCTTACCATAGGTCAAACTCAGCAGATGGAAGCCTTGGTGAAGACGAAGGGTTATGGTGCGACAGCCTTTGGTGAGGGCATCAACGTATCCCGCAGGGAAGCGGAGATCAAATGGTTTTCTTCTGACGAGACGATTGCGAGCATTGAACTGAAAACAGGGATGTTAAAAGCTGAAAGTCCAGGCACGGTCACTGTGCGTGCAATCTGGAACAATGGTACATACCTTATCTCGGATACAGCCACCATTACCGTAACGTCTGAGCCAGGACTCGTGGTGAACCTGCCGAATGCTTGCAAAGCCAATACAACACCTCTCCAGGCGGAAGCCGTTCTAACCAAACCGGATCGCTCTGTTCATAAACTGACGGCTCATCCCAAATTGACGTGGCAGAGCTCGAATCCGGCTGTGGCAACGATCGGCGCAGATGGAAAAATCACGACGAAAGGGATCGTGGGTAGCACCACTATCAAAGCTCATTTTCTTGATTCTGCTCAGCACCTGGATGAACAAGGGACTCAGGTGCTTGAGGTGAAGGACTGCACGGATAATGGAGAAGGCGGTAATGGTAGTGATCCGGGGGGCGACCCTGTGAACGCTTGCCCTGTAACCATCAGCCCGCCTAGTAGAGGTACGGTTATTGAAGCAACGGTCATGGACCCGTCTGTTCGAGGTGTGCTGAAGGCAGATGACCGGGGAGCTGAGAAGTTTGATGTCACCCGTGGTATTCCAACTTCAGAAGATCTCTATGCCAATGTGTTGGCTAAGGGATATCTGTTCCAGCACCGTTGGGTCAACATGACCGGAACGGTGACTTATACCGTGAATGTGAAGAAGGTTTATCATAAAACCTGGACGATTCCGGGAAGACCCTCTAGTGGTGAGGGGGATCCGGGAACTCCTCCTGAGCCCAGAGAACTTGAGGTTCCTGGTGACAAGGCTATGCGAGTAACACGGACATATAGCTATTGGCAGATCGATAACCTGGAGGTATACAAGTTAAATGAGGCCAAGGTATCTAACTATGCGCTAGGTGGATATGGTGATACCGTGACCCTGACGCCCAATGCATATACTCCACCGACTTTGCAATCGGCTATGGATCCTGCGGTTACCAATCATGTGAAACCTGCATCATGCCGAGAGATTGATCTTGGCACCGAAGGGGTTCCGGGTGGTTCGACTGAACCGCCTACGCCAAATGAAACATCATTGTTTCAATCTAAGGCTGAAGCAGAGGTTAGGGAGAACACTGTCAATAATGACAAGGTAACCTTTAATGGAGCGACGATTATGGACCCTGCTCCGGTGGAGAAAACAGCTCCAAGACCTGGAACGATCCCACAGCCTGGCATGATTGGAGATGATGTTCTGTACCAGAATCGGCTGACGATCAAGAATACATTGATCAACAAAGCTAATCAGCCGACCACGGGTGAAATTACATATGGGCTGCTGCCTGGTAACATTAACGGAGGGCAGGATCAGAAGTTTCCCATTCTGGGTATCAACTCGGTGACGGTACATACTCCGGTTGTAAACTATGCCTGGGTGTCAGATGATCAGCCGCATAACCAGAAGACCACGCCTGATCCGACCAGGGCTGCACTTATTCTAGAGCGCCCATTCCTAGTAAGGATACCCACCTCAGGTCAACATTTGGATGCAGCAAGTTACCCTGGTTATGGAAACCGTGATTATGCAAAATATTTTCGGATCAAACAGGTTCGTTTCCCATTCGATGTCTATAACGGTGCCAGAAGTCAGTTTATCCCGGCCCTGACATGGGTGGATATTCCGGTAAATCAGTTGGACACTCCTTTTTATCTCCCGGTGTGGGTAGATGAAGGGAATTACAAGATTGAGTTCCGTAATATCGCCGAAAATGCACCTGCCAACTTTACGGAACAACAGGATGCGAACACAAATCTGACCCATCATGTCGCAGCAGATACCGTTGCTGTAGAGGTTATCGGACGGTTGTATGATTTTCACATCACCGATATTTCAGATTACAACTGGGAGAATGTGTTCCGCAAGCGGATGGGCAGCCCGGAACCAACGGGTGTGAGCTACTGGACCGGAGGAAACAGTATCGACGGAGATCTCCGAGGTAATTTGGCTCCCTATGTCCTGCCTATTCGTCCCGGCAGTCATCCCGTACAGGGGTTCCGAAATGCAGCGGTGAAGACGGGGTACCATTTTAAGTTTGATCTGAAAACCAAGGGCAATATGTTTGGGAAACAGGATGGTATTCGAATTACACCGACGTTCTCTTTTGTGAGTAAAGATGGCACCACCCGGCAAGAAGTGGATTTATACTATCATCGAGGACAGGAACGACTCATTCGTATCGGATCGGCACAGGATTTAGAAAAACGCTTTGTTGTCCTTAACTCACGGTTGCGGAATGTACCCGGTACGGAGTTAGGTGATACAGCGCGCTACCAGTATACTTATGAACTGTCAGAGGAGGAACGCAATCAGGGTACAATGGCGGAACATATGGTTCGTTTTGTGGATCAAACCTCTCATCATAAAACGTGGGTAGGCCGTTATGACTGGATGATTCTTCCTTCACAGATCCGTACACTCATTGGCCCCAAAACAGATATTCCATCTGGTGTTAATGTGGATCGGGCAAATGCAGCGATTCAGCGCTGGTATGGGGAATATAGCTTACCAGCGGATGTATATGCAGTGCCCAAAGGAACCGATCTCGAATCGCTCGCCAGACAAAATCAGTTGGATGAGAAGGCAATGGTATTTCTGAGGGACGGTTACATCGTGGTTAATTTCAATATCGAAACTTTGCGCAGCGGCAATACGAATGCACCACACCTGCAATATATTTATGCTCCGTTGATGAATCAATGGCAGATGGAGGGTTTCGATAACAGCCCGGTAGATGGTCAGGGGAGAAGCTGGTCGATGCAAGATGGGGACGTGGTTTTGTACCACGCCGATCAATCCAGCCGTAATGATTTCCAATCCCAAGTACCGCATTAA
- the pulA gene encoding type I pullulanase: MIEEDKQELLISEDTYEGRDLGVTLEAQACRFKVWSPLAVQMELLLYPPLTGGTPEEEPNQRKQQVLPMQKKEQGVWFLELEGDLSSYRYMYKPTFEDGHTTTAVDPYARAVTMNGEMGVIVKLEQTHPIGWNEDIRPELISPVDAVLYELHVRDFSIHSSSGITNKGKYLAFTEAGLRDSKGNTLGIDHLVELGITHVHLLPVFDFATVDESRVDGDTSDASNYNWGYDPLHYNVPEGSYASRADDPKTRIREFKSMVLALHNKGIGVIMDVVYNHTFDTAGSSFEKLVPGYYYRQNADGTYSNGSGTGNEVATERAMVRKFIIDSVRYWAEEYHVDGFRFDLMGLIDTTTMKQLAAELHAEVAPSILLYGEPWGALDSPLGDDMTLKGAQRGAGFAVFNDNFRGVIKGDSDGTGTGFATGADGKEGELWTGVRGAIDDFADGPSETINYVTVHDNLNLWDKVARTQGLHDTLNFLTYNEDGSIRGCQSVEEAVEKAKPYLQIDPDHILENETVRRCLLANGIVLTSQGVPLIAAGDELLRSKYGDANSHQSGDVVNAIHWEQKRQFKPVFDYYRGLIRLRREHPAFRLRTREEIEKHVRQIEKGNGILAYELEGAAVSDSWERIVVIYNAAKEPRTVSVPTGTWNLVVEKGQAGIEVICTVQDGQVTVNALSITVMYSKS, translated from the coding sequence ATGATTGAAGAGGATAAGCAGGAACTGTTGATTTCAGAAGATACATACGAAGGAAGAGATCTGGGTGTCACATTAGAAGCACAAGCCTGTCGCTTCAAAGTCTGGTCACCGTTAGCCGTTCAGATGGAACTACTTCTTTACCCACCTTTGACAGGGGGGACCCCGGAGGAAGAGCCCAATCAACGCAAACAGCAGGTCTTACCCATGCAAAAGAAAGAACAAGGCGTCTGGTTTCTAGAACTGGAGGGCGATTTAAGTAGCTACCGTTACATGTACAAGCCTACTTTCGAAGATGGACATACAACGACTGCTGTAGATCCATACGCACGAGCGGTGACTATGAACGGAGAAATGGGTGTAATTGTCAAACTAGAGCAGACGCATCCTATTGGATGGAATGAGGATATTCGCCCGGAATTGATAAGTCCTGTAGATGCAGTCTTATACGAGTTGCATGTGCGTGATTTCTCCATTCACTCATCATCTGGCATAACGAATAAAGGCAAATACTTGGCTTTTACCGAGGCAGGTCTGCGCGATTCAAAGGGTAACACGCTGGGGATTGATCATTTGGTTGAACTGGGGATTACCCACGTGCATCTGCTGCCTGTATTTGATTTTGCGACGGTGGATGAATCCAGGGTGGATGGTGATACGTCTGATGCCTCCAACTATAACTGGGGATATGATCCACTTCATTACAATGTCCCGGAAGGTTCCTATGCCTCACGCGCAGATGATCCGAAGACACGAATTCGTGAGTTCAAGTCCATGGTGCTTGCCCTTCATAACAAGGGAATAGGTGTCATAATGGATGTGGTATATAATCATACGTTTGATACGGCAGGCAGTTCATTTGAAAAACTGGTACCAGGATACTACTATCGTCAAAACGCCGATGGGACGTACAGTAATGGTTCAGGTACAGGCAATGAGGTGGCTACCGAACGCGCCATGGTTCGCAAGTTCATTATCGATTCGGTGCGATACTGGGCAGAGGAGTATCATGTGGATGGTTTTCGATTTGACCTAATGGGCCTGATTGACACAACTACGATGAAACAGCTTGCAGCGGAGTTACACGCCGAAGTAGCCCCATCCATATTGTTGTATGGTGAACCATGGGGTGCACTGGATTCACCTCTTGGAGATGATATGACTCTAAAAGGAGCACAGCGTGGAGCTGGTTTCGCCGTTTTTAACGATAATTTCCGCGGAGTGATCAAGGGAGACAGCGATGGAACGGGTACGGGATTTGCGACGGGCGCGGACGGGAAAGAAGGCGAATTGTGGACAGGCGTACGGGGAGCAATCGATGATTTTGCGGATGGTCCATCCGAAACCATTAACTATGTAACGGTGCATGATAATCTCAACCTGTGGGACAAAGTCGCACGTACACAAGGACTCCATGATACCTTGAATTTCCTCACCTATAACGAGGATGGAAGTATCCGGGGATGCCAAAGTGTGGAAGAGGCTGTAGAGAAGGCCAAGCCTTACCTGCAGATTGATCCGGATCACATTCTGGAGAATGAGACGGTTAGGCGTTGTCTGCTTGCCAATGGTATCGTGCTAACCTCCCAGGGTGTCCCCCTGATCGCGGCTGGAGATGAGCTGCTTCGCAGCAAATATGGGGATGCCAACAGCCATCAGAGTGGGGACGTAGTCAATGCCATTCATTGGGAGCAAAAGCGACAGTTCAAGCCGGTGTTTGACTATTATCGTGGGCTGATCCGTCTTCGGCGAGAGCATCCAGCTTTTCGACTTCGTACACGGGAAGAGATCGAGAAGCATGTTCGTCAAATAGAAAAAGGTAATGGTATACTAGCCTATGAATTGGAAGGCGCGGCCGTTAGCGATTCATGGGAACGCATTGTTGTCATCTATAATGCTGCAAAAGAACCCCGTACCGTCTCTGTTCCCACAGGGACATGGAATTTGGTTGTAGAAAAAGGACAAGCAGGCATCGAGGTGATATGTACCGTACAGGATGGACAGGTGACTGTGAATGCTTTATCTATAACGGTGATGTATTCGAAGTCCTGA
- a CDS encoding S-layer homology domain-containing protein — MKKQIEGHEKKKKRNVWIVGLLTTAVLAGTLLNVGPVHLTSTAIAASGTSDTALSKFKDIKGHWAQATIAKAYEKNLISGYQDGTFRPNGKITRGEYATILARATGLEKVEGQNPFADLKGHWSEAAVSQLVGQGFINAGDYAKGFNPNAELTRYEMMKWIANGLMKSGGSFQDAFNDTKDTLLPTPEVNRGTIRAEQIPYLALVRGTGIVGGFQDGTLKPADSTTRAEVSAILLRYMDVEDTDAGKYSDLNEMREVGTTGTNLTTITNYKYIKGNFGDIVNTEYTLKNNVGVVRYHRFIVVDTRGVKPKGMYAMLFVDPNNLTRAQGGRFSTYAEIMFTSKLDKSNLLTIARANDNIAIPIQRLFNVSYLKEKGFITLPDDSNAMLKQGVPTKFWSSHTLDPVKGGYMLKNDAGKEVQIYQ; from the coding sequence TTGAAGAAGCAGATCGAAGGACATGAGAAGAAGAAAAAACGGAATGTGTGGATCGTAGGGTTGTTAACGACAGCTGTATTGGCAGGAACTCTATTGAACGTTGGACCCGTACATCTGACCTCAACAGCGATAGCTGCATCTGGAACAAGTGACACGGCCCTTAGCAAGTTCAAGGATATTAAAGGCCACTGGGCCCAAGCGACGATTGCCAAAGCTTATGAAAAGAATTTGATCTCTGGTTATCAAGATGGAACATTTCGTCCCAATGGCAAAATCACGCGTGGGGAATATGCGACCATACTTGCCCGTGCGACTGGACTGGAGAAGGTAGAGGGGCAGAATCCCTTTGCCGATCTCAAAGGTCATTGGTCTGAAGCAGCGGTTAGCCAGCTGGTCGGACAAGGATTCATTAATGCTGGCGATTACGCCAAAGGGTTCAATCCGAATGCGGAGCTAACGCGATACGAGATGATGAAGTGGATTGCCAATGGACTGATGAAGTCCGGGGGGAGTTTCCAAGATGCTTTTAATGACACGAAAGATACGCTGCTTCCCACACCGGAAGTGAACCGGGGCACCATTCGTGCCGAACAAATTCCGTATCTTGCCCTCGTTCGTGGAACAGGCATTGTCGGTGGTTTTCAGGATGGCACATTAAAACCTGCGGATTCTACCACTCGTGCAGAAGTGTCAGCCATTTTGCTGCGTTATATGGATGTGGAGGACACGGATGCCGGGAAGTATAGTGACCTGAATGAGATGAGAGAGGTCGGCACGACGGGTACGAATCTGACGACGATAACAAATTACAAATATATCAAGGGGAACTTCGGAGATATAGTTAACACAGAATACACGTTGAAAAATAATGTGGGGGTCGTAAGGTACCATAGATTTATAGTAGTGGATACTCGAGGGGTTAAGCCCAAGGGAATGTACGCCATGTTATTTGTAGATCCAAACAACTTGACTAGGGCACAAGGAGGTCGCTTCTCCACCTACGCTGAGATAATGTTTACTTCAAAACTTGATAAGTCAAATCTTTTAACTATTGCTAGAGCGAATGATAATATAGCTATTCCAATTCAACGATTATTTAATGTGAGCTATTTGAAAGAAAAAGGGTTTATTACTTTACCAGACGATTCAAATGCGATGTTGAAGCAAGGAGTGCCTACTAAGTTTTGGTCATCACATACTCTGGATCCTGTGAAAGGCGGATATATGTTGAAGAATGATGCTGGTAAAGAAGTTCAAATCTATCAATAG
- the pulA gene encoding type I pullulanase: MPEWTSFRYDGNDLGLTYTRAASTFKLWAPTAQQVYILVFEDEGHYSDSGKVQDHEGGQEHVLTRDADGIWSLELNGDWAGHFYMYRIIHDDQRIEVVADPYARAVTANGQRTAIIDPETTNPFDWDLDVKPAFLRPVDAVLYELHVRDFSSDPHADIPYKGKYLAFTASGLTDRAGYSIGIDHLAELGVTHVHLMPVADYQTVNELATADVGSNVRAPYNWGYDPQHYNVPEGSYATDPRDPAVRIREFKSLVQSLHRHGIRVVLDVVYNHTYSVEEGPFERIVPGYYYRYREDGTLSNGSGVGNELATERPMVRKYILDSLRYWAEEYHVDGFRFDLMALIDTETMNELTRELREQIDPAFLIYGEPWTGGDSPLDRKTLKGTQRGQGFAVFNDHFRSAIKGDSDGSGRGFVTGARGQEYELIRGLAGALDDFTSSPVETVNYVTAHDNLNLWDKIATTMNLRHELGFPVWKDGQPVGGGSAESAVKAAVPYRYVDADDVMDHEMVRRSLLSSGILLTSQGIPFLHAGDELLRSKAGDHNSYRSGDAVNTITWANKSRFRPVFDYYRGLIHLRRTHPAFRMIDAEQVRNHLRVIRGDGNVVAFILQDGANQDTWNQIMVIYNGTEHQQHVDLGEGDWHVVVNDHQAGTDLIETVRGTVQVERWSLMVLYDTEHAGGTEPTTLEIGFPRQVYSPKETTQLRAIVRDSIGNMVENAPVTWTSSDPDIIRIQPDGTIEALERGEASITVHCGDITASCMLQVDYRHAERIEIVGEPVMYMTRISRFRALVLDQFGQPLQDSIIRWSSSHPELAAVSAAGIVRAMTPGVTHIIAEAGGIRATLGVTIHKQISRTVTLRYEREDQHYEGWDVWVWGTGMEDGAVRLEQVGNAAEARFRVAPGLHHLGLIIRLNEWEAKDTCGDRYVDIVPEDGDVHIIVRSGSDEMQIIRESEKTEDRDSA, from the coding sequence ATGCCGGAATGGACTTCTTTTCGTTACGATGGCAACGATCTTGGCTTAACATATACTCGTGCAGCAAGTACTTTTAAATTGTGGGCACCTACGGCACAACAGGTTTATATATTGGTTTTTGAGGATGAAGGTCATTACAGCGATAGTGGCAAAGTACAAGATCATGAAGGTGGGCAGGAACATGTTCTGACGCGCGATGCGGATGGAATATGGAGTCTGGAGCTTAACGGCGATTGGGCAGGACATTTTTATATGTACCGAATCATCCATGATGATCAGCGGATTGAAGTGGTTGCTGATCCGTATGCCAGAGCGGTAACAGCTAATGGGCAACGAACAGCCATTATCGATCCTGAGACCACCAATCCATTCGATTGGGATCTGGATGTCAAACCTGCGTTTCTGCGTCCTGTCGATGCTGTGTTATATGAGTTACATGTCCGTGATTTTTCCTCGGACCCACATGCAGACATTCCGTATAAGGGAAAATATTTGGCATTCACGGCATCCGGACTCACCGATAGAGCGGGCTATAGTATTGGGATAGATCATCTTGCCGAACTGGGCGTCACTCATGTGCATCTTATGCCTGTAGCGGATTATCAGACGGTCAACGAACTCGCTACGGCGGATGTGGGCTCAAATGTCAGAGCACCATACAACTGGGGATATGATCCTCAGCATTATAACGTTCCCGAAGGTTCGTATGCGACAGATCCACGTGATCCGGCAGTTCGCATCCGAGAGTTCAAATCCCTCGTTCAATCGTTGCATAGACATGGCATTCGCGTTGTACTTGATGTTGTCTATAACCATACGTATAGCGTGGAAGAGGGACCTTTTGAACGGATTGTACCAGGCTATTATTACCGTTATCGGGAGGATGGCACTCTCAGTAATGGTTCTGGTGTAGGCAATGAATTGGCGACTGAACGTCCCATGGTGCGAAAATATATTTTGGATTCTCTCCGATATTGGGCAGAAGAATATCATGTGGACGGATTTCGATTTGACCTCATGGCCCTGATTGATACGGAAACGATGAATGAATTAACGCGTGAACTACGGGAACAGATCGATCCGGCGTTTCTGATCTATGGGGAACCCTGGACGGGTGGAGACTCACCATTGGACCGCAAAACGTTAAAAGGAACCCAGCGGGGTCAGGGATTTGCCGTATTTAATGATCATTTTCGCAGTGCAATCAAGGGCGATAGTGATGGCAGTGGCAGAGGGTTTGTCACGGGTGCCAGAGGGCAGGAATATGAGCTTATTAGGGGATTAGCAGGAGCGCTGGATGATTTTACATCTTCACCTGTGGAAACCGTCAATTATGTGACTGCCCATGACAATCTCAATTTATGGGATAAAATAGCGACAACAATGAACCTTAGACACGAATTAGGTTTTCCCGTATGGAAGGACGGACAGCCCGTGGGGGGCGGAAGTGCTGAGTCGGCTGTCAAAGCAGCAGTTCCCTATCGGTATGTCGATGCAGATGATGTAATGGATCATGAGATGGTTCGTCGCTCGTTGCTGTCTTCCGGTATTCTGCTTACCTCTCAGGGCATTCCGTTTCTGCATGCAGGGGATGAGCTGCTCCGTTCCAAAGCCGGTGATCATAACAGTTATCGGAGCGGAGATGCGGTGAACACCATCACATGGGCCAATAAATCGCGGTTCAGACCGGTGTTTGACTACTACCGTGGTCTTATTCATCTGCGGCGCACACATCCGGCTTTTCGTATGATTGATGCCGAACAGGTAAGGAATCACCTTCGTGTGATTCGTGGCGACGGCAATGTGGTTGCTTTTATTCTTCAGGATGGTGCCAATCAGGATACCTGGAATCAGATTATGGTCATTTATAACGGAACGGAACATCAGCAACATGTGGACCTGGGGGAAGGGGACTGGCATGTCGTGGTCAATGATCATCAGGCAGGTACAGATCTGATCGAGACCGTTCGTGGCACTGTTCAGGTAGAACGGTGGTCATTGATGGTTTTGTATGACACAGAGCATGCTGGAGGCACTGAACCGACCACCCTGGAGATTGGTTTTCCACGTCAGGTATATAGTCCGAAGGAGACCACTCAACTGCGAGCAATTGTAAGGGATAGCATCGGCAATATGGTAGAGAACGCCCCGGTTACGTGGACTTCTTCTGATCCGGATATTATTCGGATACAACCTGATGGAACAATCGAAGCGCTGGAACGGGGGGAAGCTTCGATTACAGTCCACTGTGGGGACATAACGGCAAGCTGTATGTTACAGGTGGATTATCGTCATGCGGAACGAATCGAAATTGTTGGCGAACCTGTCATGTACATGACTCGAATCAGTCGCTTCCGTGCCTTGGTTTTGGATCAATTTGGTCAGCCGCTTCAGGATTCGATTATACGCTGGAGCTCTTCTCATCCAGAACTTGCAGCGGTGAGTGCAGCAGGGATCGTACGTGCGATGACACCTGGAGTAACCCATATTATAGCTGAAGCTGGAGGAATTCGGGCAACGCTTGGCGTAACGATTCATAAACAGATTTCGCGAACCGTCACGCTTCGATACGAACGTGAAGACCAGCATTATGAAGGTTGGGATGTCTGGGTATGGGGCACCGGTATGGAGGACGGAGCAGTACGGCTGGAACAAGTCGGAAATGCCGCCGAAGCCCGCTTCCGCGTTGCTCCCGGTCTGCATCACCTGGGATTGATCATTCGATTGAACGAATGGGAAGCTAAAGATACGTGCGGAGACCGTTATGTGGACATTGTACCTGAAGACGGGGATGTACACATTATTGTCCGTAGCGGATCAGATGAGATGCAGATCATTCGCGAAAGTGAAAAAACGGAGGATCGTGATAGCGCATAG